In the Scomber japonicus isolate fScoJap1 chromosome 18, fScoJap1.pri, whole genome shotgun sequence genome, one interval contains:
- the LOC128378685 gene encoding ornithine decarboxylase-like, which translates to MEKNTCHEKGKTINDFLDAKIEERESTGNDLPFYVANLDVVFKRHLLWLTHLPRVKTFFAVKCNNSPAVIQMLRALDTGFDCASKGEIQLALSLGVTPDKIIYAHTTKPRTHIKYARAHGVNLMTFDNEIELLKISQYHPKAKLVLRIAVDDSKSLLRLNAKFGARLDTIEMLLERAEQLDLEIIGVSFHVGSGCTDSSAFKQAISDARHVFDLANSMGFQMRLLDIGGGFSLTGNCKAVFTEFAETINGALDEFFPPDCGVEIMAEPGRYYVESAFTLAACVNAKRVDIDPMANHYNGEKNSSVKMVYYINDGVYGSLNCLINDPAHTSVTPYLHKAVDGSEQRYQSVIWGPTCDSLDKIIENFWIPELEVGDWLLVDDMGAYSISILTDFNCFERAQICPVLTAETWYALNLF; encoded by the exons ATGGAAAAGAATACATGCCAtg aaaaaggaaagacaatTAATGATTTCCTCGACGCCAAAATCGAAGAACGTGAATCAACG GGCAATGATCTACCCTTCTACGTGGCAAATCTAGATGTTGTGTTTAAGAGACACCTTTTGTGGCTTACTCACTTACCTCGTGTCAAGACTTTCTTTGCAGTGAAATGCAACAACTCACCAGCAGTTATCCAGATGCTAAGAGCTCTGGACACAGGTTTTGACTGTGCCAGCAAG GGTGAGATTCAGTTGGCCCTGTCCCTCGGAGTGACACCGGATAAAATCATTTACGCACATACAACCAAACCACGTACCCACATCAAATATGCCCGCGCTCACGGAGTCAATCTGATGACTTTTGATAATGAGATTGAGCTCCTAAAAATTTCTCAATATCATCCCAAAGCCAA ACTAGTGCTCCGCATCGCAGTGGATGATTCCAAATCGCTGTTAAGACTCAATGCAAAGTTTGGAGCCAGACTGGATACCATTGAAATGCTGCTGGAACGAGCTGAACAACTGGACTTAGAGATCATTGGAGTCAGCTTCCATGTAGGGAGCGGGTGCACTGACAGTTCAGCATTCAAACAGGCCATATCAGATGCCCGACATGTGTTTGACCTAGCA AATTCGATGGGATTCCAAATGAGACTCTTGGACATTGGTGGAGGATTCTCTTTGACTGGGAACTGTAAAGCAGTATTTACAGAG TTTGCAGAAACCATTAATGGAGCACTGGATGAATTCTTCCCGCCTGACTGTGGGGTGGAGATTATGGCAGAACCAGGCCGATACTACGTAGAATCAGCCTTCACGCTGGCAGCGTGCGTCAATGCCAAAAGAGTCGACATAGATCCAATGGCCAACCACTACA ATGGTGAGAAAAACAGCTCTGTAAAAATGGTCTACTACATTAATGATGGAGTGTATGGCTCCTTGAATTGCCTCATCAATGATCCTGCCCACACCAGTGTTACACCATATCTTCACAAG GCTGTTGATGGCAGCGAGCAGCGATACCAGTCCGTCATTTGGGGTCCAACCTGCGACAGCCTTGACAAAATAATTGAAAACTTCTGGATTCCTGAGCTGGAAGTGGGGGACTGGCTTCTTGTCGATGACATGGGTGCTTACTCTATAAGTATACTCACTGACTTCAACTGCTTTGAACGTGCACAGATTTGTCCTGTTTTGACAGCAGAGACATGGTATGCCTTAAACCTTTTCTGA